A window from Dermacentor albipictus isolate Rhodes 1998 colony chromosome 10, USDA_Dalb.pri_finalv2, whole genome shotgun sequence encodes these proteins:
- the LOC135907609 gene encoding venom peptide isomerase heavy chain-like, with translation MVAFPRKPASYIGLLCFASTVYQAIGYKINGGDCGKPEIAPTARIVGGKNVVRETQPWVVNLQVYFVEDKKKSAAHPCGGTLITRRFVLTAARCVLRALDKGKGSLASIVEVYHNETERRKGGFRRARDIIIHPGFDPLTRKHNIALLRLFKPVPKSKHSRPICLMDKKEVLMRKNATALGWGWITESLALRYATVKIVPFTTCRKKLDIIKKRNVLDNRTMICTSGVKKGPCRGDGGGPVTMKREGNRIYQVGVISFPRSCDASRDIPSAHVRVDYYYEWIKNVVEYFHRWHVMSHVSARDGGFY, from the exons aTGGTAGCGTTTCCTCGGAAACCGGCCTCGTATATAGGCCTACTATGTTTTGCGAGCACAGTGTACCAG GCCATTGGCTACAAGATTAATGGGGGAG ATTGTGGCAAGCCTGAAATAGCCCCTACCGCTAGAATAGTTGGTGGAAAGAACGTCGTAAGGGAGACACAGCCATGGGTC GTAAACCTGCAGGTGTATTTTGTTGAGGACAAGAAGAAGTCGGCAGCTCATCCCTGTGGTGGAACGCTGATAACACGCCGATTCGTGTTGACGGCAGCCCGCTGTGTTCTACGGGC CCTCGACAAAGGAAAGGGCTCATTGGCTAGCATCGTTGAAGTGTACCACAACGAAACAGAGAGGAGAAAAGGTGGCTTCCGCCGAGCACGGGATATAATTATTCATCCAGGCTTTGATCCACTTACCAGAAAACACAACATCGCTTTGCTCAGG CTTTTTAAACCTGTTCCGAAGAGTAAGCATTCCCGTCCAATTTGTCTCATGGACAAGAAAGAAGTTCTCATGCGAAAGAATGCAACTGCGCTGGGATGGGGCT GGATTACAGAGTCTCTAGCGCTACGCTATGCCACTGTGAAGATTGTGCCATTCACAACGTGCCGGAAGAAGCTCGATATTATCAAAAAGCGCAACGTTTTAGACAATAGGACTATGATTTGCACTTCTGGGGTGAAGAAAGGGCCATGCAGA GGTGACGGCGGTGGACCGGTGACCATGAAGAGGGAAGGCAACCGCATCTATCAAGTCGGCGTGATATCTTTCCCGCGAAGCTGCGACGCTTCAAGGGACATACCCAGTGCTCACGTGCGCGTAGACTATTATTACGAGTGGATAAAGAATGTGGTGGAGTACTTCCACAGGTGGCACGTAATGTCACATGTGTCAGCTCGCGACGGCGGTTTCTATTAA